The nucleotide sequence GCCGATGACCCGGCGATCTATCGCGCGCCCTGCCACGGCCAGTTGCTCTACGCGCCGGTCAGCCCCACATTTCCAGCGTGGCTACAACGGGCGATCCGCGAGTTTCGGCCCGACTTGCTCCACCTGCACCTGCCGAACACCTCGGCGTTCTGGGCGATGCTCGTCCCCAGCGCCCGAAAAATCCCGTGGATCGTGCACTGGCACGCCGACGTGGTGGCCTCGCTCATCGACCGCCGGTTGGCGCTGGCCTACCGTCTGTATCGGCCGTTGGAACAACGGCTGCTGGCCGCCAGCAAGGCGATCATCGCCACCTCGGCACCGTATCTGGAGGCCAGCGCCGCTTTGAAACCGTGGCGCGAGCGTTGCCACGTCATTCCGCTCGGCCTCGACGCCAGCCGCTTTCCCGATCCTGAGGCCGGGGCAGTGGCGCGAGCGGCAACCCTATGGGGTGCTGGCACCTCTTTTCGGGTGCTGGCCATCGGTCGGTTGACCTATTACAAGGGTCACGACGTGTTGATCCGGGCTGCCGCCGAATTGCCGGACAGCCGCATTCTGATCGTGGGAAGCGGCGATCAGCGGGAGCGGTTGGCGGCACTGATCGAGTCGTTGCAACTGCGCGAGCGGGTACTGTTGCCCGGCTTCCAGCCGCAGGCCGAGCTGTATGCGCTGTTGGCCAGTTGCGATGTGCTGTGCCTGCCGTCGCTGGAACGGACCGAAGCCTTCGGCATGGTGCTGCTGGAAGCGATGCGCTTCGGCAAGGCGGTGGTGGTCGGCGATATTCCCGGTTCCGGTCCCGGTTGGGTGGTGCGACAGGCCGGTCATGGTCTGTTGACGCCGCCGGGCGATGCCGCCGCGCTGGCCGCCGCGCTGCGGGAACTCCAGCACGATCCCGCCCGGCGACAAACGCTCGGCCAATCCGGCGCGACCGCCCTGCGGCAACGATTCGGCAGCGATCAGGTCGCGCTCGCTGTCGCCGATTTATACCGACAGGTGCTCGCCGCCGCTTGAGCGGTCGAGCGCCGGTGAGGGTTTTATCGGCCGCTCCTTCTCACGCGCCGGGCGCGGCGGCACGAAGACCGTCATCACCCAGAACATAAAGGCGGGTACGAACTCCAGGAACACCCGATTGATGCTGGTGTACTCTTCAGCCCAGTACTGAGCGTCCGTAAAGAAGAACAGCACGAACAGGGCCAACAGGCACGAGCCGATGAAGACAGCCATGATCCGCCGCCAGCGCTCCGCCCGCAGGCCGGGAACGGCCGCCACGACCGCCGCCAGCATCAGATACCAGAATAAGTGCCAGCTGCCCAACACGAAGAAATTTTTCAGCACCGGTTCCCAGGTGCCACGATAGCCCAGGTTGAAGCGGCCCAGATAAGGAATCTGGATCAGCCGGGGTCGCAGTTGCAACTCGCCCAACCCCGGCACGCCAAACGCCACGCCGCCGACCGCCCACCAGCCGATTCCCAGCACCGCCACGCTGGCGGCCAGCAGCCGCAACGGCCAGCCGCGCAACCCGACGAGAAGCAGCGCCGGTAAAAACAGCAGCAGCCAGACCGCACCCTCCAGTTTGATCAGCGGACAGGCCACCGCCAACAACACCGCCAGCACGCCTTGCCGGCGGTCACCACTCCACAGCCACTGAAAGAAAGCTATCACGGCCAGACTGAACACCACCGTCATCCACAGATCGGCGTAACCCGCCAGGGCGATGTGGGTATCGAGGATCGGCAACGACAGCAACATGCCGGTGGACACCAGGGCGATCAGGGGCGTCGCGCCCCACCAACGCGCCTGTCCGTAAAAACCGAACCCCAACGCCAGCGCCGCGCCGGACCACGGCAGGTTGGCGACGGTTTCATTCCACGCGCCGAACGTTAGTGTCGGCCACAGCGCCAGCAGCGGCACGGTGTCAGGATAGTTCCACGCTTCGATGGTATAGAGCGCGCCAGTGGCGTCGTTCACCCAGCGTTGCGGATCGACGAACGGCGTCCATTGACGCAACTCGGACCACACCTTCGGCCGGACGGTCCACGTGGTCCAGGCGTCCCAGGGAAACAGCGGTCGCCACCAGATTTCCTGTACCAATCCGGTCAAGCGCCAGCCCAGCCACGCCAGCAGTACGAAGAA is from Candidatus Competibacteraceae bacterium and encodes:
- a CDS encoding glycosyltransferase, translated to MRVLHIGKYYPPFAGGIEHFLADLLPALQRRGIAGAAVVHDEQRGRQGRYPGPADDPAIYRAPCHGQLLYAPVSPTFPAWLQRAIREFRPDLLHLHLPNTSAFWAMLVPSARKIPWIVHWHADVVASLIDRRLALAYRLYRPLEQRLLAASKAIIATSAPYLEASAALKPWRERCHVIPLGLDASRFPDPEAGAVARAATLWGAGTSFRVLAIGRLTYYKGHDVLIRAAAELPDSRILIVGSGDQRERLAALIESLQLRERVLLPGFQPQAELYALLASCDVLCLPSLERTEAFGMVLLEAMRFGKAVVVGDIPGSGPGWVVRQAGHGLLTPPGDAAALAAALRELQHDPARRQTLGQSGATALRQRFGSDQVALAVADLYRQVLAAA